A region from the Benincasa hispida cultivar B227 chromosome 12, ASM972705v1, whole genome shotgun sequence genome encodes:
- the LOC120067849 gene encoding ribosomal RNA processing protein 1 homolog, whose translation MEEVVEGDQNFTSLVKLLASSNKATRDKTLRVIIKTWLPTQKSLSDGDMKKLWKGLFYCIWHADKVPVQSELINRLASLLLHLDLPLAVQYFSVFLLTMRREWAGIDALRLDKFYLLIRRFLHQFFALLKKHSWDLELCRCSVQVLEERVFFADDKFHGNGVNYQIASVFLEELKPFLPLQKEVIDVLFKPFLCSMVKLPDKVLLGKIKSNLFDVILKMGKQLLDRRKCGDDVDSGDDIVVFGTISFTNLFSTTFYELGSSPDCCQGNRKVLFAMHEEFQKLEKDFISSGVEISLPGLQEQDGDEVPTLVPVSSEEEAPSEISMVDVDVNADSTDKALKKQKKSKKATDDSGKKKAKKAKKAKETTNGISDLVSENTPVNKDNENIVVANGENSNNEQISDGNMITFDETVISNLQMQFERAAAEADFEDSFASPVMSANGSVKKRKRAKNVDGSQKHEVVLSSQVDAEGNTAAKSEEKSVKKVRFSMKNNLVWKPHNPLPPESLRLPPSVTPRGSALKKGIPPGPILEFPATTKRTKRRAVAMRAKKGVRSLPVKRLKKLKSKST comes from the coding sequence ATGGAGGAGGTGGTTGAAGGGGatcaaaatttcacttcattGGTCAAGCTTTTGGCGTCCTCCAATAAGGCAACTCGAGACAAGACCCTCCGTGTAATCATCAAGACATGGCTTCCGACTCAAAAGAGCCTTTCCGATGGCGATATGAAAAAGCTTTGGAAGGGTTTGTTCTACTGTATTTGGCATGCTGACAAGGTTCCTGTTCAATCTGAGCTTATTAATCGCCTCGCTTCTCTGCTCCTCCATCTCGACCTGCCGCTAGCTGTTCAGTACTTCTCTGTTTTCCTTCTTACCATGCGTCGTGAATGGGCTGGCATTGATGCTCTCAGGTTAGATAAGTTTTACCTTTTGATTCGTAGATTTTTGCACCAGTTTTTTGCTTTGTTGAAGAAGCATTCTTGGGATTTGGAACTGTGTCGTTGTTCGGTTCAAGTTTTGGAGGAAAGGGTGTTTTTCGCTGATGATAAGTTTCATGGGAATGGTGTTAATTACCAAATTGCTTCTGTGTTTCTTGAGGAACTTAAGCCGTTTCTTCCTCTTCAGAAGGAAGTCATTGATGTCCTGTTCAAGCCATTCCTCTGTTCCATGGTTAAACTGCCAGATAAAGTGTTGTTGGGAAAAATTAAGTCTAATCTTTTTGATGTGATACTTAAAATGGGGAAGCAATTACTTGACCGTcgaaaatgtggagatgatgTTGATTCTGGTGATGATATAGTTGTCTTCGGGACTATTTCGTTCACAAATCTATTCTCAACAACATTTTATGAATTGGGTTCTTCACCTGATTGCTGTCAAGGGAATAGAAAGGTATTGTTTGCCATGCACGAAGAGTTTCAGAAGTTGGAGAAAGATTTTATCTCATCAGGGGTTGAGATTTCATTACCAGGTCTTCAAGAGCAAGATGGGGATGAAGTGCCTACTTTGGTTCCTGTTTCCAGTGAAGAAGAGGCTCCTTCGGAAATTTCCATGGTTGATGTTGATGTGAATGCTGACTCCACTGATAAGGCACTTAAGAAGCAAAAGAAGAGTAAAAAGGCCACTGATGACAGTGGCAAGAAGAAGGCCAAGAAGGCTAAGAAGGCAAAGGAGACCACAAACGGTATTTCTGATCTTGTTTCTGAAAATACTCCTGTGAATAAGGACAATGAGAATATAGTTGTTGCTAACGGTGAGAATTCTAATAATGAACAGATTAGTGATGGAAATATGATAACCTTTGATGAAACTGTGATATCGAACCTTCAGATGCAATTTGAGAGGGCTGCTGCTGAAGCTGATTTTGAAGACAGTTTTGCGAGCCCTGTAATGTCAGCCAATGGCTCAgtcaagaaaagaaagagagcaAAGAATGTTGATGGGTCGCAGAAACACGAAGTAGTACTTTCTAGCCAAGTAGACGCTGAAGGAAATACTGCTGCAAAAAGTGAAGAGAAGAGTGTAAAGAAGGTAAGgttttcaatgaaaaataacttgGTATGGAAACCCCATAATCCCTTACCACCTGAAAGTTTGAGACTGCCTCCCTCTGTTACTCCAAGGGGAAGTGCACTTAAGAAAGGAATACCTCCAGGTCCTATCTTGGAATTCCCTGCCACAACTAAAAGGACAAAAAGGAGAGCTGTTGCAATGAGGGCTAAGAAAGGTGTAAGAAGCTTGCCTGTCAAACGTTTGAAGAAATTGAAATCTAAGAGTACTTAG
- the LOC120092633 gene encoding plant intracellular Ras-group-related LRR protein 6-like, which yields MNMLFEQQLRQPATEAGMTMGAGRRMVAMTMPGTGVAVAAERNRRVVEEAERLEIVDLSGISLNSLPNPNLNLATICKLDLSNNNLQSIPESLTARLLNVVVLDVHSNQLKSLPHSIGCLGKLKTLNVSGNLIATLPKTLVDCRSLEELNVNFNKLTKLPDALGFEIRNLKKLSVNSNKLIYLPNSISHLTNLRVLDARLNCLTSLPDDLENLIKLEVLNVSQNFHHLKALPYSIGLLLSLVELDISYNRITALPDSIGCLKRLHKLCVDGNPLSSPPPLVFEQGLHAVKEYLSEKMNAGHSSSHKKKSWVGKLVRYGTFNGGYGYFRTTEPREDREAFMWSQYRSIDGLTSPRYVGIFSPRRFFSTRGYFTR from the exons ATGAACATGTTGTTTGAGCAGCAGCTGCGGCAGCCAGCCACGGAGGCGGGCATGACGATGGGGGCCGGGAGGAGGATGGTGGCCATGACGATGCCCGGGACCGGGGTGGCGGTGGCGGCCGAGAGAAATAGAAGGGTGGTGGAGGAGGCTGAGAGGCTTGAGATTGTGGATTTGAGTGGCATTTCTTTGAATTCTTTGCCCAATCCTAATCTAAATTTGGCCACCATTTGCAAATTAGACCTCTCTAATAATAACCTTCAG aGCATCCCAGAGTCTCTCACAGCAAGATTGTTAAACGTTGTGGTATTAGACGTTCACTCAAACCAATTAAAATCTCTTCCTCATTCCATTGGTTGTTTGGGTAAGCTCAAGACTTTAAATGTCTCTGGCAATCTCATTGCTACCCTTCccaaaactcttgttgattgcAG ATCCTTGGAAGAATTGAACGTGAATTTCAACAAGTTAACAAAACTTCCAGACGCATTAGGGTTTGAAATAAGAAACCTAAAGAAGCTCTCAGTAAACTCTAACAAGCTTATTTATCTTCCCAACTCCATCTCCCACCTCACCAACCTTCGTGTCCTCGATGCCCGCCTAAATTGCCTTACTTCTCTCCCCGATGACCTTGAAAACCTAATTAAGCTAGAAGTCTTGAATGTCAGCCAAAACTTTCACCATCTTAAAGCTTTGCCTTATTCCATTGGTCTTTTGTTGTCTTTAGTCGAACTAGACATTAGCTACAATAGAATAACCGCTCTCCCCGACTCCATTGGCTGTCTCAAGAGACTTCACAAACTTTGCGTTGATGGAAATCCTTTATCTTCTCCGCCACCACTCGTGTTCGAACAAGGACTACATGCTGTCAAGGAATATTTGAGTGAGAAGATGAATGCAGGACATAGTAGCTCTCATAAGAAGAAGTCATGGGTGGGGAAGTTAGTTCGATATGGAACCTTTAATGGCGGATATGGGTACTTTAGAACTACTGAGCCACGTGAGGATCGAGAAGCCTTCATGTGGTCTCAGTATCGCTCCATTGATGGTCTCACTTCGCCGAGGTATGTCGGTATATTCTCGCCACGTCGCTTTTTCTCGACACGGGGGTACTTCACTAGATGA